One window of Trichoderma breve strain T069 chromosome 3, whole genome shotgun sequence genomic DNA carries:
- a CDS encoding isocitrate/isopropylmalate dehydrogenase domain-containing protein, translating to MAEHNIVVFAGDHAGPEVVAEGIKVLKAIEQHSPSAGKFNLQDHLLGGCSIDATGSPLTDEALAAANAADAVLLGAIGGPKWGTGAVRPEQGLLRLRKEMGTYGNLRPCFFASEALVEYSPLKAEVCRGTDFVIVRELTGGIYFGDRKEDDGSGSAWDTEPYSRVEIERVARLAGFLARGRGETKVWSLDKANVLATSRLWRKVMTETFAKEFPDLTIEHQLIDSAAMIMVKNPRGLNGVVVTSNLFGDIISDEASVIPGSIGLLPSASLTGIPDGKSKCNGVYEPIHGSAPDISGKGIVNPIGTILSVAMMLRYSLNLPKEAKAVEAAVRNAIDGGLRTKDMGGSSGTKEAGDKIVEELVKVLKA from the exons ATGGCGGAGCACAACATTGTCGTGTTTGCGGGAGACCATGCTGGTCCTGAG GTTGTAGCTGAGGGAATCAAG gtcctcaaggccattgagcaaCACAGTCCCAGCGCCGGCAAATTCAACCTGCAAGATCATCTTCTAGGAGGC TGCTCCATCGATGCGACCGGCTCTCCCCTAACAGACGAAGctctcgccgccgccaatgccgccgACGCCGTTCTCCTCGGCGCCATCGGAGGTCCCAAATGGGGTACCGGTGCTGTTCGTCCAGAGCAGGGCCTCCTGAGGCTGCGAAAGGAGATGGGCACGTACGGAAACCTCCGCCCGTGCTTCTTCGCTTCCGAAGCTCTCGTCGAGTACTCTCCTCTCAAGGCCGAGGTGTGCCGCGGCACAGACTTTGTCATTGTCAGAGAGTTAACTGGAGGGATCTACTTCGGTGAccgaaaagaagatgatggctcTGGCAGTGCCTGGGACACCGAGCCTTACTCCCGAGTTGAGATTGAGCGTGTGGCTCGCCTGGCCGGCTTCCTGGCTCGCGGCCGTGGCGAGACCAAGGTCTGGTCGCTGGACAAGGCCAATGTCCTTGCCACCAGCCGGCTGTGGCGCAAGGTCATGACGGAGACGTTTGCTAAAGAATTCCCTGATCTGACGATTGAGCACCAGCTCATCGACAGTGCTGCCATGATCATGGTCAAGAACCCTCGTGGCCTCAACGGCGTGGTTGTAACCAGCAATCTGTTTGGTGACATCATCAGCGATGAGGCCAGTGTGATCCCCGGCAGCATTGGCTTGTTGCCCAGTGCCAGCTTGACCGGCATTCCTGATGGAAAGTCTAAGTGCAATGGCGTGTACGAGCCCATACATG GTTCTGCCCCTGACATCTCCGGCAAGGGCATCGTCAACCCCATCGGCACAATCCTGTCCGTGGCAATGATGCTGAGATACTCTCTCAACCTGcccaaggaggccaaggccgtcgaggccgccgtcAGAAACGCCATTGACGGCGGTCTGAGGACAAAGGACATGGGCGGCAGCTCCGGCACCAAGGAGGCCGGCGACAAGAtcgtcgaggagcttgtcaagGTCCTCAAGGCGTAA